The following proteins are co-located in the Trichomycterus rosablanca isolate fTriRos1 chromosome 14, fTriRos1.hap1, whole genome shotgun sequence genome:
- the LOC134326911 gene encoding piggyBac transposable element-derived protein 4-like yields MHQYIHTGEKLYRCSQCGKSFNQQSHLKRHQLIHTGEKPYQCSQCGRSFTEQSKLKIHQRIHTGVKPYQCSQCEKSFNRQESLKKHQRIHTGEKPYQCSQCGKSFNGQSDLKRHQRIHTGEKPYQCSQCGKSFNTQSNLKKHQRIHTGEKPDQCSQCEKSFKSAEEVLAELERLEEEEELQVSEESDYDSFEEDAFFHGEDAVLDYNSEDSGDDWVPAAQTKRKRHSSPPHPESTSRTNHADPESTVTSVEEVPSTSSTHLPTIQKTRSSATRAKRQSRGRSHRVPAQTKRPGSVSTTEDEDDVWHDITDVDEAPSIPKFLPKRPPGLQLLSNTVYSPLQLFQLFFSTSVVKTIVDNTNKYAEIRAAANPSYKWIPLSVREFYKFIALVIYMGIVKLKSVADYWSGKEYYRLHYTAKVMTGKRFLAISSNLHLCDPKEDEDNTRRKGTSTYDKLFKLKPLYTELLTACRTYFQPDKDISIDERMVASKAKIGLKQYMKAKPTKWSYKMFVLADSTTGYTWNFFIYEGKQSVCSGQGLSYDSVMSLMDFALLGKGYHLYTDSFYTSPMLYLDLLKKETLACGTIRTNRKGYPRTKINDLTRQAKRGTIRWHRCGQLLFVKWMDTREVVVCSTMHKAYDGDTVMRRVKNQEGVRNKVNVPVPAAVKDYNRHMGGVDLSDTLISYHNALHKTVKWYETLFYHFIDIGIVNSFILHQQISKTNAQEALTQKLFREKLMSELVAFSGDTTQDESAAGPSGETKQCLPAYYSDDSTAGR; encoded by the exons ATGCATCagtacattcacactggagagaaactgtatcggTGCtctcagtgtggaaagagttttaatcaacaaagtcatctcaaaagacaccagctcattcacactggagagaaaccgtatcagtgctcacagtgtgggaggagttttactgaacagagtaaactcaaaatacaccagcgcattcacactggagtgaaaccgtatcagtgctcacagtgtgagaagagttttaacagACAGGAatctcttaaaaaacaccagcgcattcacactggagagaaaccgtatcagtgctcacagtgtggaaagagttttaatggacagagtgatctcaaaagacatcagcgcattcacactggagaaaaaccatatcagtgctcacagtgtggaaagagttttaatacacagagtaatctcaaaaaacaccagcgcattcacactggagagaaaccggatcagtgctcacagtgtgagaagagttttaaaagtgcagaaGAAGTTTTAGCTGAATTGGAACGactggaagaagaagaagaattgcAGGTATCCGAAGAAAGTGACTACGATTCGTTTGAAGAAGACGCTTTTTTTCATGGAGAAGATGCTGTTCTTGACTA CAATTCTGAGGATTCAGGTGATGACTGGGTGCCAGCTGCTCAGACAAAGAGAAAGAGGCATTCTTCCCCACCCCACCCTGAATCCACATCAAGGACCAATCACGCAGATCCAGAAAGTACCGTGACGTCTGTCGAAGAGGTGCCAAGTACTTCATCCACCCACCTCCCAACAATACAGAAGACCAGGTCATCAGCAACACGTGCGAAGAGGCAATCAAGAGGACGTTCTCACCGAGTTCCTGCACAAACAAAAAGGCCAGGCAGTGTTTCTACAAccgaagatgaagatgatgttTGGCATGACATCACTGATGTTGATGAGGCACCCAGCATTCCAAAGTTTTTGCCAAAGCGACCTCCAGGGCTACAGCTTCTATCGAACACTGTATATTCCCCACTGCAGTTGTTTCAGCTGTTTTTCAGTACGTCTGTGGTGAAGACTATTGTAGATAACACCAATAAGTATGCTGAGATCAGAGCAGCTGCAAATCCATCTTACAAATGGATTCCTCTCAGTGTTAGAGAATTCTACAAATTTATTGCATTGGTAATATACATGGGGATTGTGAAACTAAAATCTGTTGCAGACTACTGGTCTGGAAAGGAATATTACCGCCTTCATTACACCGCAAAAGTGATGACAGGCAAAAGATTTTTGGCAATCTCTAGTAACCTGCATCTGTGTGACCCAAAAGAGGACGAAGATAACACAAGGAGAAAGGGAACCTCAACATATGACAAACTTTTCAAATTGAAGCCACTGTATACAGAGTTGCTGACAGCATGCCGGACATATTTTCAGCCGGACAAGGACATTTCGATTGATGAGCGGATGGTAGCCTCTAAAGCAAAAATTGGCCTGAAACAATACATGAAGGCAAAGCCAACAAAATGGAGCTACAAAATGTTTGTTCTGGCTGATTCAACCACAGGTTACACttggaatttttttatttatgaaggCAAGCAATCCGTTTGCTCAGGCCAGGGACTGAGCTATGACTCAGTTATGTCCCTCATGGATTTTGCCCTTCTTGGCAAGGGGTACCACCTCTACACTGACAGTTTTTACACAAGCCCCATGCTCTATTTGGATCTCCTGAAGAAGGAGACTCTTGCTTGTGGTACCATCCGTACCAACCGGAAGGGGTATCCAAGAACAAAAATCAATGATCTCACCAGGCAGGCAAAGAGAGGAACCATCCGCTGGCACAGATGTGGACAACTTCTTTTTGTAAAGTGGATGGACACAAGGGAGGTGGTGGTGTGCTCCACAATGCACAAGGCATATGATGGTGACACAGTGATGAGGAGAGTAAAAAATCAGGAGGGGGTTAGGAATAAAGTGAATGTTCCAGTTCCTGCAGCGGTCAAGGATTACAACAGGCACATGGGTGGAGTCGATTTGTCGGACACCTTGATTTCATATCACAATGCCTTACACAAGACAGTCAAGTGGTACGAGACATTATTTTACCATTTCATTGACATTGGGAttgtaaatagttttattttacatcagcaaatatcaaaaacaaatgcacaaGAGGCTCTAACTCAGAAACTCTTTAGAGAGAAACTGATGTCGGAGCTTGTGGCCTTTTCAGGGGACACCACCCAGGATGAGTCTGCTGCAGGACCCTCAGGTGAAACAAAACAATGCCTGCCAGCATATTACAGCGATGACAGTACAGCTGGCAGGTGA
- the LOC134326189 gene encoding cytolytic toxin-beta-like: FTLDPNTVNKNLRLSEENKVVTCSRTLQWYPDHPDRFDIYLQVVCRESVSGRCYWEVEWSGDDEVEIAVSYKSISRKGFGDECWFGCNDQSWSLLCSPSRFSFWHNKKEIKIPIMPSSSRIGVYVDYEAGTLSFYSVSDTMKLLHRVQTTFTQPLYPGFYLRSGSKVKLLYQFISAHSAYSSLDLPTYPPFCLHDEPV; encoded by the exons ttcacactggatccaaacacagtaaataaaaacctccgtctgtctgaggagaacaaagtggtgacctgcaGTAGAACATTACAGTggtatcctgatcatccagatagatttgatatTTACCTCCaggttgtgtgtagagagagtgtgagtggacgctgttactgggaggttgagtggagtggggATGATGAGGTTGAaatagcagtgtcatataaaagcatcagcaggaagggattCGGTGATGAGTGTTGGTTTGGCTgtaatgatcagtcctggagtcTGTTATGTTCTCCATCCAGATTTTCATTCTGGCACAATAAGAAAGAGATtaaaattcccataatgccgagttcctctagaataggagtgtatgtggattatgaagcaggaactctatccttctacagcgtctctgatacaatgaagctcctccacagagttcaaaccacgttcactcagcccctctacccggggttttaTCTTCGTTCTGGATcaaaagtgaaact CCTATATCAGTTTATCTCTGCTCATTcggcctacagcagtttagaccTGCCCACTTATCCACCATTTTGCCTCCACGATGAGcctgtatag